From a region of the Corallococcus coralloides DSM 2259 genome:
- a CDS encoding response regulator produces the protein MARLLIVEDNQELASLIATVAETRGHEALTVFTGESALEALGPHSRFDAALVDLLLPDIRGSEVLGALRAHGIPAIAVSGVYKGDRFAQEATQVHGACAFFEKPFELDSVISALEEAAGVPPVTHGELLDEVDLLVLEELVQETPSAEEEPALASVLSPSEPSEPAPPEEAPGVSEALPLPFAQRDAVWTEAAPAPVRQRRQLPEWSLGGDLGHTSVPRLLNAYYEARHHGELKLRQGTVLKVVYFEAGRVVYAASNLAPERFGRFCLRKGALTEAQLAEATGYAREHSLRTGDALLKRGLLSPKQRRQLLEEQVKDILWSTFAWTEGGYGFSPMRPQRADLVPLSLFPGDLILEGVTRTETLVALRQRMALGRRLFPTADPPYGLHELKLAGPQAMLLAFADGTKTVEDLLALTDLSEREALATLRGLELSGVLEERQQTPNRRQRISFGL, from the coding sequence ATGGCGCGACTGCTCATCGTGGAGGACAACCAGGAACTCGCCTCCCTCATCGCCACGGTCGCGGAGACCCGAGGCCATGAGGCGCTCACCGTCTTCACCGGTGAGTCCGCGCTGGAGGCCCTGGGCCCCCACTCGCGCTTCGACGCCGCGCTGGTGGACCTGCTGCTGCCGGACATCCGCGGCAGCGAGGTGCTGGGCGCCCTGCGCGCGCACGGCATCCCCGCCATCGCCGTCAGCGGTGTCTACAAGGGTGACCGCTTCGCCCAGGAGGCCACGCAGGTCCACGGCGCCTGTGCCTTCTTCGAGAAGCCCTTCGAGCTGGACTCGGTGATCAGCGCGCTGGAGGAAGCCGCCGGCGTGCCGCCCGTGACGCACGGGGAGCTGCTCGACGAGGTGGACCTGCTCGTCCTGGAGGAGCTGGTCCAGGAGACGCCGTCCGCGGAGGAGGAGCCCGCGCTCGCGTCCGTCCTCTCCCCTTCCGAGCCCTCCGAACCCGCGCCCCCGGAAGAAGCCCCCGGCGTGTCGGAGGCCCTGCCCCTGCCCTTCGCGCAGCGCGACGCCGTGTGGACGGAGGCCGCGCCCGCGCCCGTGCGTCAGCGGCGCCAGCTGCCGGAGTGGTCGCTCGGCGGAGACCTGGGGCACACGTCGGTGCCGCGGCTGCTCAACGCCTATTACGAAGCGCGCCACCACGGCGAGCTGAAGCTGCGCCAGGGCACGGTGCTCAAGGTCGTCTACTTCGAGGCGGGCCGCGTGGTGTACGCCGCGTCCAACCTGGCCCCGGAGCGCTTCGGCCGCTTCTGCCTGCGCAAGGGCGCGCTCACGGAGGCGCAGCTCGCGGAGGCCACGGGCTACGCGCGAGAGCACTCGCTGCGCACCGGCGACGCCCTGCTCAAGCGCGGCCTGCTGAGCCCCAAGCAGCGCCGCCAGCTGCTGGAGGAGCAGGTGAAGGACATCCTCTGGTCCACCTTCGCGTGGACGGAGGGCGGCTACGGCTTCAGCCCCATGCGGCCACAGCGCGCGGACCTGGTGCCGCTGTCGCTCTTCCCCGGCGACCTCATCCTGGAGGGCGTCACGCGCACGGAGACGCTGGTGGCGCTGCGCCAGCGCATGGCGCTCGGACGCCGCCTGTTCCCCACGGCGGATCCGCCCTACGGCCTGCACGAGCTGAAGCTGGCGGGGCCCCAGGCGATGCTGCTCGCGTTCGCGGACGGCACGAAGACGGTGGAGGACCTGCTCGCCCTCACGGACCTGTCCGAGCGCGAGGCCCTGGCCACCCTGCGCGGCCTGGAGCTGTCCGGCGTGCTGGAGGAGCGTCAGCAGACGCCCAACCGCCGCCAGCGCATCAGCTTCGGGCTCTGA
- a CDS encoding VOC family protein: MTDVQGFHHVAIQAKDVERVTAFYRDLLGFPELKRHLREDGTLRSVWVAVPGSAFLAIEAVDGTPEVVPFRHPAPGLLMLVFRIPREARGGVVETLARAGVPLEHETRWTLYVRDPEGNRVGLSHHPDD, encoded by the coding sequence ATGACGGACGTTCAGGGCTTCCACCACGTGGCGATTCAAGCGAAGGACGTGGAGCGCGTGACGGCGTTCTATCGCGACCTGCTGGGCTTTCCGGAACTGAAGCGCCACCTGCGGGAGGACGGCACCCTGCGGAGCGTCTGGGTTGCCGTCCCAGGGAGCGCCTTCCTGGCCATCGAGGCGGTGGACGGGACGCCGGAGGTGGTGCCGTTCCGCCATCCGGCGCCGGGGCTGCTGATGCTCGTGTTCCGGATTCCCCGCGAGGCGCGGGGTGGGGTGGTGGAGACCTTGGCTCGCGCGGGCGTGCCGCTGGAGCATGAGACGCGCTGGACGCTCTACGTGAGGGACCCGGAGGGCAACCGGGTGGGGCTGAGCCACCATCCAGACGACTAG
- a CDS encoding general secretion pathway protein GspE, with protein sequence MRLGELLVKDGLVSAAGLEEALESQVVHGGRLGTNLVELGLLSEQDLAKALGRLHNCAYASGEMVPDPKAVALVNPNEADDKEYLPMRADATRLSVAVVNPHDFTTLDAIAFKTGKRVVPVVIPEFRMNQLLRRHAKAFRQLRAIDMNAVRPRPAKGAAAELQKAAERPPDLMSEEEFQSVYAQALRGGSDAEADGDVLEGEIIITGEEVVEAPVAAPPQGRPAMPAQARPGAPVPPRVDIPAHIAPSVPVQGVPAQAARAASAAGQGLGPPGVPAHLAGQPGAPGVPAHLAGQAGAPGMPAHVAGQPGAQGVPAHLAGPPEVQGVPAHVAGQPGAQGVPAHLAGHAGARGVPAQVAAQAGAQGVPAPVAAQAGASAHVAGQPGAQVRGGPGAAGVPAHVAAQAGAQGVPAHVAAQAGATGAMPPGAAASPPVAAKPVAPPPTPLTFPEAQAELGRSSDREDVARTVLRFAMGKWRRCLLLSVQGNLVTGWHGMGQGVSDEGVRRIGVPLRDQSTFRLVRDLRSHYVGPVKRDAAMGMFYRLLGGGFPTTAVILPLLVRGKVVHLLYVDNGAEQFTPPDVGELLILSQGVGRSYEAMMRRRKSA encoded by the coding sequence ATGCGCCTGGGTGAACTGCTCGTGAAGGACGGCCTCGTGTCGGCGGCGGGGCTGGAGGAGGCGCTGGAGTCGCAGGTGGTCCACGGCGGTCGGCTGGGGACGAACCTGGTGGAGCTGGGGCTCCTGTCCGAGCAGGACCTGGCCAAGGCGCTGGGCCGGCTGCACAACTGCGCCTACGCGTCCGGGGAGATGGTGCCCGACCCGAAGGCCGTGGCGCTGGTGAACCCCAACGAGGCGGACGACAAGGAGTACCTGCCGATGCGGGCGGACGCGACGCGGTTGAGCGTCGCGGTGGTGAACCCGCATGACTTCACGACGTTGGACGCCATCGCGTTCAAGACGGGCAAGCGCGTGGTGCCGGTGGTCATCCCCGAGTTCCGGATGAACCAGCTGCTCCGGCGGCACGCGAAGGCGTTCCGGCAGCTGCGGGCCATCGACATGAATGCCGTCCGCCCGAGGCCCGCGAAGGGCGCCGCGGCGGAGCTGCAGAAGGCGGCGGAGCGTCCGCCGGACCTGATGAGCGAGGAGGAATTCCAGTCCGTCTACGCGCAGGCGCTGCGCGGCGGCTCGGATGCGGAAGCCGACGGGGACGTGCTGGAAGGGGAGATCATCATCACCGGCGAGGAGGTGGTGGAGGCACCCGTGGCCGCGCCGCCCCAGGGCCGGCCCGCGATGCCGGCGCAGGCGCGTCCCGGAGCGCCCGTCCCGCCGCGAGTGGACATCCCCGCGCACATCGCACCGTCCGTCCCGGTGCAGGGAGTGCCCGCGCAAGCGGCCCGAGCCGCGAGCGCGGCGGGGCAGGGCCTGGGGCCGCCGGGAGTGCCCGCGCATCTGGCAGGTCAGCCTGGAGCGCCGGGAGTGCCCGCGCATCTGGCGGGACAAGCCGGAGCGCCGGGAATGCCCGCGCACGTCGCGGGTCAGCCTGGAGCGCAAGGTGTGCCCGCGCATCTGGCAGGTCCTCCCGAAGTGCAGGGAGTGCCCGCGCACGTCGCGGGTCAGCCTGGAGCGCAGGGGGTGCCCGCGCATCTGGCGGGACACGCTGGAGCGCGCGGTGTGCCCGCGCAGGTGGCAGCGCAGGCGGGTGCTCAGGGAGTCCCCGCGCCTGTGGCGGCCCAGGCGGGTGCTTCCGCGCACGTCGCGGGTCAGCCTGGCGCGCAGGTGCGTGGTGGGCCGGGCGCCGCCGGCGTGCCCGCGCATGTCGCGGCTCAGGCAGGTGCACAGGGAGTCCCCGCGCACGTCGCGGCCCAGGCCGGAGCGACGGGCGCGATGCCTCCAGGCGCTGCCGCGAGCCCGCCCGTTGCAGCGAAGCCGGTGGCCCCTCCTCCCACGCCGCTCACGTTCCCGGAGGCCCAGGCGGAGCTGGGGCGCAGCTCGGACCGCGAGGACGTGGCCCGCACGGTGCTCCGCTTCGCCATGGGCAAGTGGCGCCGGTGCCTGCTGCTGTCCGTGCAGGGCAACCTCGTCACCGGCTGGCACGGCATGGGGCAGGGCGTGAGCGACGAAGGCGTCCGCCGCATCGGCGTGCCGCTGCGCGACCAGAGCACCTTCCGCCTCGTGCGCGACCTGCGCTCCCACTACGTCGGTCCGGTGAAGCGCGACGCGGCGATGGGCATGTTCTACCGCCTGCTCGGAGGCGGCTTCCCCACCACGGCGGTCATCCTGCCGCTGCTCGTGCGCGGCAAGGTGGTCCACCTGCTCTACGTGGACAACGGAGCGGAGCAATTCACCCCGCCGGACGTGGGCGAGCTGCTCATCCTCTCCCAGGGCGTGGGCCGCTCGTACGAAGCGATGATGCGGCGTCGCAAGAGCGCGTAG
- a CDS encoding alpha/beta fold hydrolase has product MFVALGVLAGAAVLVPTARRWLMHRVGTPRASEPFDGHVYRVGKAVIAERRCEQPRATVIVMHGFVADMRYFTHHYREPDVQLILLTSCDYHLPITDPREEPAPWAKVPAEPEGTISHDAAVLVQALEHLPRTDVVRVHGHSRGGAVVLEAAKLRPDLFERVEVVLEAPVLPQARPYRSLTPSQFWLLPFLIPLWRLAPIAKHNRGAWGPLENARKRELIMAFPFNPKRVATMMANLRDIEAWSQARDASLFGNVRRGTVLVPGKDRVLESASMRESAGRAKPGLDVVELDGCSHFVLWDRPDAMPVLAHSPERSTGSE; this is encoded by the coding sequence ATGTTCGTCGCTCTTGGAGTCCTCGCTGGCGCCGCCGTGCTCGTGCCCACCGCGCGCCGGTGGTTGATGCACCGGGTGGGCACACCCCGCGCGAGCGAGCCCTTCGACGGACACGTCTACCGCGTCGGGAAGGCCGTCATCGCGGAACGGCGCTGCGAGCAGCCCCGCGCCACGGTCATCGTCATGCACGGCTTCGTGGCCGACATGCGCTACTTCACGCACCACTACCGCGAGCCCGACGTCCAGCTCATCCTGCTGACGAGCTGCGACTACCACCTGCCCATCACCGATCCGCGCGAGGAACCCGCCCCCTGGGCGAAGGTGCCCGCCGAACCGGAGGGCACCATCTCCCATGACGCCGCGGTGCTGGTGCAGGCCCTGGAGCACCTGCCCCGGACGGACGTCGTGCGCGTCCATGGACATTCGCGCGGAGGCGCCGTGGTGCTGGAGGCCGCGAAGCTGCGGCCGGACCTCTTCGAACGGGTGGAGGTCGTGCTGGAGGCGCCCGTGCTCCCGCAGGCCCGCCCCTACCGGAGCCTGACGCCCTCGCAGTTCTGGCTGCTGCCGTTCCTCATCCCGCTGTGGCGGCTCGCGCCCATCGCGAAGCACAACCGGGGCGCCTGGGGACCGCTGGAGAATGCTCGCAAGCGCGAGCTCATCATGGCCTTCCCGTTCAACCCCAAGCGGGTCGCGACGATGATGGCCAACCTGCGGGACATCGAAGCCTGGAGCCAGGCGCGGGACGCGTCCCTGTTCGGCAACGTGCGGCGCGGCACGGTGCTCGTTCCGGGGAAGGACCGGGTGCTGGAGTCCGCGTCCATGCGGGAGAGCGCCGGGCGCGCGAAGCCGGGGCTCGACGTGGTGGAGCTGGACGGGTGCAGCCACTTCGTCCTGTGGGACCGTCCGGATGCGATGCCCGTGCTGGCGCACTCACCTGAACGGTCCACCGGCAGCGAGTGA